In one Populus nigra chromosome 12, ddPopNigr1.1, whole genome shotgun sequence genomic region, the following are encoded:
- the LOC133669676 gene encoding MDIS1-interacting receptor like kinase 2-like, with amino-acid sequence MMSLLQKPVSMFLQVLFFLLLMCFPSFLAFPPNSSATSFGAARYAVAEGNEEAEALLKWKASLDDNHSQSVLSSWVGSSPCKWLGITCDNSGSVADFSLPHFRLRGTLHSFHFSSFPNLLTLNLRNNSLYGTIPLEIGLLTSLNVLYLDKNNLTDLIPSSIENLRNLSFLNIAENNLSGSVPREIGQLESLVFLGLSFNNLSGSLPPEMNNLTHLMTLRLSLNNFTGHLPRDLCLGGLLVNFTAVRNHFSGPIPKSLRNCTSLFRVRLEWNQLTGNISEDFGLYPNLNYMDLSHNNLYGALTWKWGGFHNLASLKLSNNNISGEIPSELGKAPELQMIDLSSNLLKGTIPKELGQLKALYNLTLHNNHLSGVVPFEIQMLSQLRALNLASNNLGGSITKQLGECSNLLQLNLSHNKFIGSIPSEIGFLHFLEDLDLSGNVLVGEIPSEIGQLKQLETMNLSHNKLSGLIPTAFVDLVSLTAVDISYNELEGPIPKIKGFNEAPLEAFMNNSGLCGNASGLKPCTLLTSRRRSSKIVILILFPLLGSLLLLLTMVECLYFLRRTSRERISFLREQQSPLSLAAWGYEEEMLHETIIQATNNFNSNNCIGKGGYGIVYRAMLPTGQVVAVKKLHPSRDGELMDLKTFRNEIRMLIDIRHRNIVKLYGFCSLIEHSFLVYEFIERGSLKMNLSSEEQAMDLDWNRRLNVVKGVANALSYLHHDCSPPIIHRDISSSNVLLDLEYEAHVSDFGTARLLMPDSTNWTSFAGTFGYTAPELAYTMRVNEKCDVYSFGVLTMEVIMGMHPGDLISSLSASAFSSSSCSQINQHALFKDVIDQRIPLPENRVAEGVVSIIKIAFACLLANPQSRPTMRQVASELIARWPSLPKSFSAVTLEDLMPQTTVKG; translated from the exons ATGATGTCCTTACTACAGAAACCAGTCTCAATGTTTCTCcaagtccttttttttctccttctaatgtgctttccttctttcttgGCCTTTCCTCCTAATTCCTCTGCAACTTCATTTGGTGCTGCCAGATATGCAGTTGCTGAAGGTAATGAAGAAGCGGAGGCTCTCCTAAAATGGAAAGCAAGTCTTGATGACAACCACAGCCAATCTGTCCTGTCTTCTTGGGTTGGCAGCAGCCCTTGCAAGTGGCTTGGAATCACTTGTGACAATTCTGGAAGCGTCGCGGATTTCAGCCTTCCACATTTTCGTCTGAGAGGTACACTTCATAGTTTCCACTTCTCATCCTTCCCCAATCTTCTCACCCTCAATCTCAGGAACAATTCACTCTACGGAACTATTCCGCTTGAGATAGGATTGTTAACAAGTCTTAACGTTCTCtatcttgataaaaataatctCACCGATTTGATCCCTTCTTCTATTGAAAATTTGAGAAACTTATCCTTTCTCAATATCGCAGAGAATAATTTATCTGGATCTGTTCCTCGAGAAATAGGACAACTTGAATCCCTTGTTTTTTTGGGCTTGTCCTTTAATAATCTCAGTGGTTCTCTACCCCCCGAGATGAATAATCTCACACATTTGATGACTTTGCGCTTGTCTTTAAACAATTTCACTGGCCATTTACCACGAGACTTGTGCCTTGGTGGGTTGCTTGTAAATTTTACAGCTGTCCGCAATCATTTTTCTGGCCCCATCCCTAAAAGCTTGCGAAATTGTACTAGTCTATTTAGAGTTAGGCTTGAGTGGAACCAATTGACGGGGAATATTTCTGAAGATTTTGGCCTCTACCCCAACTTGAACTATATGGACCTAAGTCACAATAATTTGTATGGTGCGCTTACGTGGAAATGGGGAGGTTTTCACAACTTGGCGAGCCTAAAATTGTCAAACAATAATATCTCCGGTGAGATACCATCAGAGCTTGGAAAGGCTCCCGAGCTACAAATGATTGATCTCTCGTCAAATCTCCTGAAGGGGACAATTCCAAAAGAATTGGGGCAGTTGAAGGCGTTGTACAACCTTACTCTTCATAACAACCATCTTTCTGGTGTCGTTCCCTTTGAAATCCAAATGCTATCTCAACTTCGTGCCCTTAATTTAGCTTCTAATAATCTTGGTGGATCAATCACAAAACAATTGGGAGAGTGCTCGAATTTATTACAGTTGAACTTGAGTCATAATAAGTTCATAGGGAGCATCCCATCTGAGATAGGCTTCCTGCATTTTCTTGAAGATCTAGATCTCAGTGGGAATGTACTGGTAGGAGAGATACCATCAGAAATTGGGCAATTGAAACAGTTAGAAACGATGAACCTCTCTCACAACAAACTTTCCGGTTTGATTCCAACTGCTTTTGTAGATTTGGTGAGCTTGACAGCTGTTGACATCTCCTACAATGAATTAGAGGGCCCTATTCCCAAAATCAAAGGCTTTAATGAAGCTCCATTGGAAGCTTTTATGAATAATAGTGGTCTATGTGGAAATGCCAGTGGTCTAAAGCCTTGTACACTTCTTACAAGCAGGAGAAGGAGCAGCAAAATTgtcattttgattctttttcctCTCCTGGGCAGTCTACTTCTACTACTTACCATGGTTGAATGTTTATACTTTCTCCGCCGAACAAGTAGAGAAAGAATCTCTTTCTTAAGAGAGCAACAAAGTCCACTCAGTTTAGCAGCATGGGGCTACGAGGAAGAGATGCTACATGAAACTATCATCCAGGCCACTAATAATTTCAACTCCAATAACTGTATAGGGAAAGGGGGATACGGAATTGTTTATCGAGCCATGTTGCCAACAGGTCAGGTGGTTGCCGTGAAGAAACTTCACCCATCAAGAGATGGCGAGCTTATGGATTTGAAAACTTTTAGAAATGAGATTCGCATGTTAATAGATATTCGACATCGAAATATTGTGAAGTTATATGGATTTTGTTCATTAATTGAGCACTCCTTTTTAGTTTACGAGTTCATAGAAAGGGGAAGTTTGAAGATGAATTTATCTAGCGAAGAACAGGCAATGGACTTGGATTGGAATAGAAGGCTTAATGTTGTTAAAGGAGTGGCCAATGCATTATCCTATTTGCACCATGATTGCTCGCCTCCAATCATTCATCGAGACATTTCCAGCAGCAATGTTCTTTTAGATTTGGAATACGAGGCTCATGTTTCGGATTTTGGGACAGCTCGGCTCTTGATGCCTGACTCAACCAACTGGACCTCATTTGCTGGCACCTTCGGATACACAGCTCCAG AGCTAGCTTACACAATGAGAGTGAACGAGAAATGCGATGTCTACAGCTTTGGAGTGCTCACAATGGAAGTAATAATGGGAATGCATCCGGGTGATctcatctcatctctttctgCATCAGCATTTTCCTCCTCGTCGTGCTCACAAATCAACCAGCATGCATTGTTTAAGGATGTGATAGACCAACGTATCCCACTTCCTGAAAATCGAGTTGCAGAAGGTGTGGTCTCCATTATCAAAATAGCATTTGCATGCTTGCTTGCCAATCCCCAATCTAGGCCAACCATGCGACAAGTAGCTTCGGAGCTCATAGCTCGATGGCCTTCGCTGCCAAAGTCATTCTCCGCAGTAACATTGGAAGATCTGATGCCTCAAACGACTGTGAAAGGCTGA